A portion of the Lolium rigidum isolate FL_2022 chromosome 1, APGP_CSIRO_Lrig_0.1, whole genome shotgun sequence genome contains these proteins:
- the LOC124683323 gene encoding aquaporin NIP3-3-like produces MDFSVSIPAASAMETTTMVPLKSPSFKVVPVLHDEMAKQSDHSILSAKTAAVLLVKKALAEFLGTFLLIFTLLSALIMNATHDGALGLVGVAATAGLAIMVIVASLIHVSGAHLNPAVSISMAVFGYLPRAHLAPYMAAQFLGSIAASFLANAIYHPENPGAIVATVPTLGTTETFLVEFVITFVLLFVIVALIVDPKAVKELVAVAAGAVVMMNALSAAQSTGASMNPARTLGTAIATGTYTKIWIYMVAPPLGAIAGTGAYIALKH; encoded by the exons ATGGATTTTTCAGTGAGCATCCCGGCAGCTTCCGCCATGGAAACCACCACCATGGTGCCCCTAAAGTCGCCTtccttcaaggtcgtgccagtacTGCACGATGAGATGGCCAAGCAATCCGACCACTCTATCCTCAGCGCCAAGACGGCGGCGGTTCTCCTCGTTAAGAAG GCATTGGCCGAGTTCTTGGGCACATTCCTGCTCATCTTCACCCTGCTGTCGGCGCTGATCATGAACGCCACGCACGACGGCGCATTGGGCCTGGTGGGTGTGGCGGCAACGGCGGGGCTGGCGATTATGGTGATCGTGGCGTCGCTGATCCACGTGTCCGGGGCTCACCTGAACCCGGCGGTAAGCATCTCCATGGCCGTGTTTGGCTACCTCCCACGTGCCCACCTCGCACCCTACATGGCGGCGCAGTTCCTGGGCTCGATCGCCGCCTCCTTCCTGGCCAACGCGATCTACCACCCAGAGAACCCAGGCGCCATCGTCGCCACCGTGCCCACACTCGGCACCACGGAGACATTCCTCGTCGAGTTCGTGATCACattcgtcctcctcttcgtcatcgtcgCCCTCATCGTCGATCCCAAAGCG GTGAAGGAGCTGGTAGCAGTGGCAGCTGGTGCAGTGGTGATGATGAACGCCCTTAGCGCTGC TCAGTCAACGGGAGCGTCCATGAATCCGGCGAGGACGCTGGGGACAGCGATCGCCACGGGGACATACACCAAGATCTGGATCTACATGGTGGCACCGCCGCTCGGCGCCATTGCCGGAACCGGGGCTTACATTGCACTCAAGCACTGA
- the LOC124683322 gene encoding cytochrome P450 89A2-like, which yields MEDWLFYSLTTLMCLVSSLLLRARARSPSESHSHGAPPPLPPGPATMPVLGPLLHLARRDFDLEPVLRRLARAYGPVFSFAPLGRARPMIFVAARGPAHRALVQRGAAFASRPRASAPAAAVLTSGGRNVSSAPYGPTWRALRRTLATGVLNPARLRSFAPARRWVLDVLLSRVRSAGRDGSGAVAVMEPFQYAMFCLLVYMCFGGDRLGDAHVRDIEALQRDLLANFLSFQVFSFLPPLTKLVFRRRWSKLVSLRRRQEELFVPLIRARRDAGAGGDCYVDSLVRLAIPEDGGRGLNDGEIVSLCSEFLSAGTDTTATALQWILANLVKNPAMQDRLREEVSTAIDGELREEDLQEMPYLKAVVLEGLRRHPPGHYVLPHAAAEETTLDGYRIPAGTPVNFAVGDIGLDEEVWTAPSEFRPERFLPGGEGEDVDLTGNKEIKMMPFGAGRRVCPAMALALLHLEYFVANLIREFEWREVAGEEVDLTEKLEFTVVMRRPLRARAVPLRHGRSVAATCSG from the coding sequence ATGGAGGACTGGCTCTTCTACTCGCTCACCACGCTCATGTGCCTCGTCAGCTCGCTGCTCCTGCGAGCCCGGGCCCGCAGCCCGTCCGAGTCCCATTCccatggcgcgccgccgccgctacctccGGGCCCGGCAACAATGCCAGTGCTCGGCCCTCTGCTCCACCTGGCCCGCCGCGACTTCGACCTGGAGCCCGTGCTGCGGCGCCTCGCGCGGGCCTACGGGCCGGTCTTCTCCTTCGCGCCGCTGGGTCGGGCGCGACCGATGATCTTCgtcgcggcccgaggcccggcaCACCGCGCCCTCGTCCAGCGCGGCGCCGCCTTCGCCTCCCGCCCACGGGCCagtgctcccgccgccgccgtgctcacCAGCGGCGGCCGCAATGTCAGCTCCGCGCCTTACGGTCCCACCTGGCGCGCGCTCCGCCGCACCCTGGCCACCGGCGTGCTCAACCCGGCCCGCCTCCGCTCCTTCGCCCCCGCCCGGCGCTGGGTGCTCGACGTCCTGCTCTCCCGCGTCCGCTCCGCCGGCCGCGATGGCagcggcgccgtcgccgtcatGGAGCCCTTCCAGTACGCCATGTTCTGCCTCCTCGTGTACATGTGCTTCGGGGGCGACCGCCTTGGCGACGCGCACGTCAGGGATATCGAGGCGCTGCAACGGGACCTGCTGGCCAACTTCCTCAGCTTCCAGGTCTTCTCATTCCTCCCTCCACTCACCAAGCTCGTCTTCCGCCGCCGGTGGAGCAAGCTCGTCTcgctgcggcggcggcaggaggagcTCTTCGTCCCGCTCATCCGCGCCAGGAGGGACGCCGGCGCTGGCGGCGACTGCTACGTCGACTCCCTGGTGAGGCTGGCCATCCCCGAGGACGGCGGGAGGGGCCTCAACGACGGAGAGATCGTCAGCCTCTGCTCCGAGTTCCTGAGCGCCGGCACCGACACCACCGCCACGGCGCTGCAGTGGATACTCGCCAACCTGGTCAAGAACCCGGCGATGCAGGACAGGCTGAGGGAGGAGGTCTCCACCGCCATCGATGGCGAGCTGCGGGAGGAGGACCTGCAGGAGATGCCGTACCTCAAGGCCGTAGTGCTGGAGGGGCTGAGGCGGCACCCGCCGGGGCACTACGTGCTGCCGCACGCCGCGGCGGAGGAGACCACGCTGGACGGGTACCGCATCCCGGCGGGCACGCCGGTCAACTTCGCGGTGGGCGACATCGGGCTGGACGAGGAGGTCTGGACGGCGCCGTCCGAGTTCCGGCCGGAGCGCTTCCTGCCGGGCGGCGAGGGGGAGGACGTGGACCTCACGGGAAACAAGGAGATCAAGATGATGCCGttcggcgccggcaggagggtctGCCCCGCCATGGCGCTCGCGCTGCTGCACCTCGAGTACTTCGTGGCCAACCTGATCAGGGAGTTCGAATGGCGGGAGGTGGCCGGAGAGGAGGTCGACCTCACCGAGAAGCTCGAGTTCACCGTCGTCATGAGGCGGCCGCTCAGAGCAAGGGCAGTGCCGCTAAGGCACGGAAGGTCCGTCGCTGCAACGTGCTCAGGTTGA